The Mercenaria mercenaria strain notata chromosome 6, MADL_Memer_1, whole genome shotgun sequence genome contains the following window.
GAAATCACTGTGTATGTTTCTTATTTTACAGTGGATTTTATTAAGGTTTTGTTAAGTATAAAATGAGATGTTTTCTATTGTATAAAAACTTTGTTGTGTAAAatatgactttgacctactgTTTAATTGGTTTGACCTCATCATTGACCCATAGGTTGTGAAGGTAACCAAAGTAAAGCAGGTCGAATCTGAATCCCTGAGAAAGCAGTATGATGCATGTAAGGCAGAGATCCAGCAGCTGAAGCAGGACCTAGAGGCCAGGAAACAGGAATTCCATGAGGCACAAACACGGGTTAAATATCTCGAGAGGATGGTAAGACcttttcacagaaatattcttTCGGTATACTATAAATGAATTATTAATCTAGCTGTCATTATTCTGTGCATGTCATTTGTTTCAGTGAGGAATAGAGAAATTGTATCTGAATGTATTGAAATTTCGCTCAGTGTCTTTTACCTGATATTTATGATTGATATTTTTCGGAATACTTTTGTTTAACCTTTAATTTGGATATATTAATAGACTGAAACTGTAAACAATGTAAAcaacatataaacattttcaatgaaaGGTTGTATTGATTTCAATGACTGCATGTCTGTGTGCTATTATATGGAAGCAGCGCTGATGGAAGAtacaaaataagaattaaaaatgGCATAATTGACAGTAAAAAATGACACAGTCTGAcaaagttttcatccatttacaGTTGAAATAACGCAGTCTGACAAAGTTGTCTTTCATttacagttaaaaaaaaagaacccaGTCTGACAAAACTTTCATGCatttacagttaaaaataactgtctgacaaaatttcaaataatttacagTTGAAAATGACCCAGTTCGAcaaatttttttagaaatgacCCCCAGTGTGACTAAAGTTTTCATCCATTACAGTTGAAAATGACCGAGTCTGACAAAGATGAAGCAGAGGCGTCATTATGGAAAGAGTTAGACAGTCTAAACAAAGAACACCAGACCAGTGTTAAACAGTTAAAAGAACAGTTAGCAACTGAGAAACAAAATGAGATTAAACTGGTAACATTTTCAGTTCTAATGTAATAAAAATCTACAATTTTTCAGTTGTATCCACTCTTTTCTGTCATTTTTACTTCTGAATTagcaaacattttcaaaaagttgagTATTCTGTTCtcctgacagctcttgttacagtGTTCTATTGCTCACTTCTGCTTGCTAGGTCTACTTCCTTATTTAAGGCAATGGAAGACCGTTCAAACTTGGCTTTAAAATATAGAATGTATGTGtgatcaaaatggcagccattttgtttccatggcaaaataaaacaaaatggcagaatatatttgtttttagatGTTTCTTTAATTCCGAAACTGAATTTCTCTACATCCTGAAACTAGAAAGAAAGaagtttaaaatttcataatttacataccggtattaaaacttgaaaaactgtataaatttgtattttagaagtatttgctaaatgaaaaataatgcagcagtgtgtaaatgacgtaaCAAACACTGAAGTGGCTTAGACCATGGTCAACTATTTTCCTCAGTTTcaagttttaatttctttttccttGAAAATTCCTCCAGTATTCTGGCTTTCCTACTAATGGCTTTCATTTAATAACTTTTAGTTATAAATTCCTTAAGGAAATAAgaacatttgttgtttttttttcaggctgAAAATCGTCTACTGTATGAGCACAAAAGAGAACTTCATAGTCTTGTAGAATCTataaatgaaaaacacaaaaaagaaacattacaCTTAGAAAACTCTCAAAAGTCATTGTTAGCACAACATGAAACTGAGCTCTCTAAATTGGAGGAAGAAAAGGCAAAGCTGCTCTCTGATTTGGAGGAAACAAAGTGCCAAGTACAAGTAGAACTGAGTAAATTATCAGTGAAATTTGAGTCTGAAAAGGACAGTCTTGTAAAAAAGAATAAAGTAGAAATGAAACAGTTGGAAGAAGATTTAAATATAGCCAAGTCAGCTGCATTGACACAGCAGAGGGAAGAATTGCAGAGGGAGAGAGACATGTGTCTGAGGGAGCTGGAAGAGAAGCTACAGTCAGAGCATAAGGGAGAAATTTCAAAGGTAAGAAAAAGATGACGCCTTTAGAGGTGACATATTTGAGCATTTTAATCCATACAAAGTTTAATTTTTGAACAGTTTAATATGTGCAAGCCTTAAAGTAACAATAATGCAGAATTGCATTAGCCAAATAGTAGAAGTTTGAGTGACTTCACTAAATTTATGACAAGTTACTCAAAGTGATACAAGACAGAGTAAGCTCTTAAAGTACTAGTGTAGAATTTGGACTGCCTGCAAATTTTGTGTGGTTACCTTTATGTCTTCAAAATTAATTCTGCTAAGCGTCTCTTAGTTAGTATTAACTATCTTCCTTGGAATGACTAAATGCTGACCTAAACATCAATTATTAATAAATGTTGGCTTAATCTGAAACTGGCaaatcaaaagaatttttttcacaTTACAAGTAACTTTTTAACTGCGAGAATATCCAAAGTGTTGAAGTTTTACTTCAACATCTGTCTGTCCCTTGGTATATGTTGTAACCACTTTATCAAAAAACCTATATTTACAAATCAGTCGTTTTTATTTAGATGCAACATGTTTTCAGAGATTGAAGAACTACAAAGAGAGACGACCACTGCCGAGAAATGTTGTACTGGAACAAATACAGTCGCTGGTTGCACTGCGTACCTTCACCAGTCTTTCTAGTTTGTAAGTCTTTTACTGCTGCAAAAATAACACAGTTCCCAAAGATAATTCGTAAAACAGTCAACAGCGTTAAGAAAGGTTTGTCCAGATTTAAAGTATAACATTTAACATCAATTTGTTTTGCAAGCTTCAAGCGCTTATTGTAATCATAACcaaaaaattgattttgttaaattCTTATTTTCACCACACGTTTTATTACTTCCCTTCAAAAAAATGGGCTGAGCACTTAGAGTTGTCCTTGGTCATCATTCTTCTTATCCATCCCAAATTGCGTTTGCTTTAATCTCATGTTACCTCGGACCAttaacccacagttgttttcagcatgtgaagttgtgcacctggtgttttcaCTTGCGTTTACAAGTCTgaccagatttatggcccttgacttagtcaatgTAATCAGTGACAGGATTTAGGCACCAGTGTCTCTGATCACCATACTATTTAAATGTATGCTTGGATTTACtagtttttaattgttttgtgtGTTTTCCAACCAGAAATTTTCGATCTCCTCTCACTGTCACAGCTTGAAAAATAGTTTATATCTTACATGATGATGAAGTAATTATGTCttccccatttggatggagataaaaatgataaatattcgaCGCTCAATTAAAGGGCGTAAGTGTAAATCATAGTTTTCGCAAATAAAAAAACTGTCTATGACTGAAAACGCCCTTCAATTTTAAGGGCTAAGTGGACTTTTCTGTACAACAATTAAGTGCAATAGCTCTCTATCCTGGTTTTGAAAACTTTCACTTACACCCTTTTATTAATATTGTGAATTTGGGCAACACATgcatttgtgaaatatttttttacagaatttatgccCTTGGTTagtatttaaaaatgtatgattCTAAAAGGTGTTACTAACATTACGCCCTCTTTAAATCTGGGGCGTCCAATATATGATTTACTCTGTCTGTGTGTCGTCGTCTGCACAAATCTCGCCTCTAGATTGAACAATTTCATCGATTTCGaccaaattttaacaaaatgtttaccAAAACCCTCGGCTAAGTTCAAAATCACCCAGCATCAATATGCCCTGAATACGAATCACGTGGTCACCTTGTCACACTCTTAGTCGAAcattctcatctgatcttcaccaaggAACAAAAtgttgccaataagtcctcacaAAGtgaataactagccaaatcagccagGCACTCAGAATTATGACCCTGGATTAACGAAAATCACCGTACACAGCCAGTGATCATACTGTGCATGTGACTCGATAACTATTCAATGATGGCGTTGTGGACATGCGCTTTCTGAAAGCAGTCTATGTAATGGTTTATACTATGTTATGTCAATACAATAACCCATCAAATGATTATTCATAATGCAAAAATCAAATCAATACTGTTAGGGTTTGCAAGATGTTAAGTAAAAGTATGTGTAAtcattcatttttgaaataagttCATTGGCATTTATGGTTGATAATCATGAAATAAtccaaaacatttatttcatctCCAAAATTTTGAATTCCATCCCACTAACCATTTTATACGAAACACGAATTCCTCTCAAAAATAAAAGATTTCTAAGTCATCGTTAATTAAGTAATCTTTACAAAGACCTTTGCCTAGTATCTAGAAAAACAAGGTATTAATACTAGCATGAAATGTTTGATTTCAGATGCTTGCCGCTATAACAGGTGTGAGTGACTACAATTGACTTGTCCAGAATACCAGAAGAGATGACTGAGAAGAATTACCACAATGAACTGTTAGATCAAAGGTCTAGTCGATTAATATGCCTTGAAAATATGATTCAAATACATCTAATGCATTACAGACAAATATGGGGCAAAAGTAGTCTCTTAACACAAACTTTCATGGTAAATGAGGATGTGAAACAATTTTAGTCTGTTTGTGGCCATATAACTATACTTGTTTGGTGCACTGTAAAACCGAATAAAAACTTAAACAAAGTTTCTATGCAACATGATTGTGTTATTACACACAAATGCAAAAAATAAGTGGGAAAgtggtttaaattttttagttttaagaACCACAGGTATGCTTTCACCAGTTAATACGGTCCAATAAAACAGCAGGGTAACActtaaactttagttttacaaACAAAAGACAATATGTTATGACGTGTGTCGCCCAACTATTACGTAATATTTGTGTCCCATTAACTctgaacccattgaaggattcTGAAACTAACAATGTTCAcacaacgtgcagagcacatgtttttgGATAGCTACTTCAAGGACAGGCACTTGGGTACCAAGtcatatttacttttttcatGTCCGCCTGTTaccttgaactgcttgaagatattaaagaaattgtcacaatgttcaccacatgaagacgacgtgcagagtgcatgtttcggaggGCTCGCTTCAaactcaaggtcacacttaggggtcaaagttcatacctttgggcgtatattgctccgcattgcagtggtcttgtttttaaGTAGAATATGACTGGTTTTGGTCTTTGAAAAGTAATATATGGGTGTTTTATGTAATCCAGTACTTAAGATGATGCCAACCACAAGCATaacatttttcactttatttGGAAACATTCAGTTGTTTGTCCAGTGAGACAGATGTGACCACAAGAGCAGTGTAGGGAAAAATGGCCTtgactcttatcatgctggacacgattgattctgcctttgcgaccagtgtagatcatgatcagcctgcacatccatgcagtctgatcatgatctgcactgttcgccattcagtcagtatctttttgataagcaccccttttaacagttaatggtactgtccaaattgaaagatggacaagttcattatagaaatatagcagggtaagggttaaagaatcTTTGATCTGCTGGTTAAGTGTGCCAGGTATTTTTTAACTGGAAGAGTATGGCAATGACTGTaaaaattatacagttttgcTCAGTAGTTTCTTGTACAAAATAACTTGTGTTTTTTTGCAGGTAACATCAGAGTGTTCTGTCGTGTACGACCACTTATCAAGGAGGATGGTAACGGGCAGCAAGCAGAAAATATTGTCAGTTTAGACCATGATGATGACGGTGTTCTCTTTATAAACAGTAAAGGTAGAACACAGACTTTCGATGTGGATAAAGTGTTTGGTGAGCAGAGCTCACAGGATCAGGTATGTAAGATTGAAGAATTGCTATTCTTTATAAGCCAGTCTGCGTCCATGGTTGTGAAACTGATTTTGTGAACCAGTATCGGAATGCAAAATTTTCACCGGTTGTTTCGAGAGTGAGCTTGACCAATCAGAAGCTagtgactggtttccaaactaaGCTTTAAAACTGAGTGTTTTGTATAGGTCACATTTTCTGTACCCAGACAAGAAGAAATGTTCCACATGTCTAAAATAGGGTAGTTGCTCGTCTCTGTTAGATGGAGGACCAGTTTTTACTGTCGGGGAAATGTAGATACACTGCTAGATTGACAGTCTAATATATTATAACAGAAAACATAAATTGTAATccagaacaaaaagaaaatcagTGAGAaaataaaccttaaaaaatcGGTATACACATTTTTGCAGTAATTTTTCGCATGCTGTCATCCATTACAGTTTTTCCTTATATGACAGTTATTAGCAAAGGACCTGTAATAAGCAAATCTTACCaaaaagaaatatgcaaaaaagtgcatatttttattttcatagtcTCATCTATATGTCTTATTTGTACAGCACATTATATACTCTTTCTTGTCTTTAAACTTTTAGGTATTTGAGGAAGTGAAGGCGTTGGTTACATCATGTATAGATGGTTACAATGTGTGTATCTTTGCCTATGGTCAGACAGGAAGTGGTAAAACTTATACAATGGAGGTAGGATATGTTTCTTCTCTCTACATCAAGATATTTTTATAGGTTTCGATAATCAGTGTGGCTGACCAGATTATGAATTTTAAGTAGGCCAACATTTCACAGTTTTTTTCAACATTGGCCCCATAAGGTACAGAACTAAATTATAACTTCAAAGGATGTTTAATAGTCAGTATGCCAAATGCCAGTTATCTGCCTAACCTCAACTTGCagtatgcacaaaatatttttgcataaaaggTTCTATAACTAGGAGGCATTTTAATTACATTGTGGTTCAGACCTAGGACCAGTCAACCACCACTTGGCTGGCTAGCAGATTATGTTAGATGTCACTTGCTTTGTTTAGAATATAGTTATTAAAAAATTCATGCATGAGATATTTTTATGAACAACTTAACAAGTGGTCTTTCACTTCTTTATTAAAGATAACTGTGATTTTATTTCTGAAACTTGCTAATTTTCACACCTGCTGATACTACCAAATGGCTTCAAAACCACCAGAGGAATACGGAAAATTCTCTGGAAAATGCCCACCACCGCACCCCACGCACTTAAACCAATAGGGAGTAGGCAGATCTATGGACTGCGGGGTCCTGTGTTTGATCCTGGggtggggtgtatgttctccgtgataaaagacatggtgtctgacatcattcgtcctccacctctgattcattgggggaagttggcagttacttgcggagaactggtttgtactggtacagaattcaggaacactggttaggttaactgccggctgttacataactaaaatactgttgaaaaacagcgtgaAACcagaaagcaaacaaaaacaattctaaacttctggaaaatattttattgagcaaaaattgtatatttttgttaaaggttAAGTAATTTATACTTTAACTAATATAGAATGAAAgttaatgatgataatgaaaacaattaaTGGCAGGGGACTGAAAGTAATCCTGGAATCAACCAGAGAGCCCTTGCTGAACTGTTTGAAGAGACTGCAGCCAGAGTGGACTGGGAGTTCACCATTACTGTCAGTGTTATAGAAATATATAACGAGATGATCAGGTaagattttgaattattttttttgttgagaAACTTATCTTGGATGTAATTACTGGACAATCGCCAAcattcatttatattaaattttgttcaaaatgcaaattttattatttttctctttACTTAATCTCAATAATGAAGTATACTGGTGGGTTCAGTGTTAACTTTGCAGAAGGTCCCAATCACAGTGGACgtgtaacaaaatttaaaagtagactAGAGGCAGAGAATTTTTAAGATACAAACAGATAAATCATGGGtcttaaatattcaaaatattcaaaagtaaACTGGAAAAGGGGTATCATAATTtcttttaaaggatttttttttttagtataggTATTCTACTTGtgcacaattttgaatatttttgtccCAATGCTAGCCAGTAGATGAAGATTACGTATTAagcatattatattttatattcagcATATTGTAGTTGCATCTCTTGTaagtttaattttaataaaggaGGGTATTTGTTAATTGTTGCTTTAATTTGTTACCCAACTCTTTTGCctattgtttattttgaatattgtaGAGAAGTATGTAAAGATTTGcaataaagtatgttttaaacaAGTGGATTAAGATAAATGAAATTATGCTACAAAAGTAGGATAATAAATGTTATGGATTTAGCTATTTTGTAGTTGTTAGTGTTCATTGTAGAGATCTTCTTGGTGAGGATACAGCCTATAAGATGGAGGTGAAAATGAATCCTGATGGAGGATATCATATACCAGGATTGTGTTATGTGGCCGTACAATCTGTGGCAGATGTGAATGAGGTAATAAAAGTTTTTAGAGTAATCCAGTATAAGGGTCTTGGTCTAGTGGTGAATGTCAGCACTGTTAGATGGAGACTGAAAAAGTGGTTGGCTTGCAGGAAATAGTTTATTCTAAGAagcagggttcgaatttaagcttgcatactcgcgaaatgctagtgcaaatttcaaactgcgaagtgagatttcagacaccagcatttttttgcgagtgaaattttttggccgaataatgtgcatttctaacggtcgtctccatcttacactgttctttctttaacaacttgcggtcattgcagcgcattgtcatttgcagaacgaatttcggagcactttttcatctttcatcgtaaacggaagtttacactcgatacatgtcccgtgcgcatgtcttttcaactgctgacaagtacctgcgccaattttgatgaagtttACCGCATctggtgggttttttggtaatctatgataagttactatttatatagcgcaaatacgattggctggactcgtcacgtggatgtttgtgttaatgttctaataaagtgacaagtcgcggaaattgcaagttgttttttcattcagcaagttaaaaaaaataccacttgcgaaaaaatgcaagtagaaaatctggctaaattcgaaccctgagaAGGTGACGGCTAAGGCCCAAAACTAAAGGGTTGGGACTGTAACCTACAATTACAGACGGAAGAATACCAGTAATATCACTAAAACCCCATAGAAAAATGTAAATGGAAAAAACGTGCAACACGCGCTTGATAAAGGATTTAGTCTTGTTGGTTTGTATGAAGATTCTAACTGTGCATTTGCTGCAGCATCCATGAACAAACAGTTACTACTTTCATATGTGTTAATATATTTGTCCCAGCCTGCCAACTTAGCCTATTATGGAGAACTAAGATCTGTGAGTTGCGAGTTCAATTCCCAGGCGAGGTGCACTTTGTTCATGACAATTTGATGAAAAACGTGTCTGAAAGCATTCAGCCTTCAACTCTTATTCATGTTGAGGAGTTGGGAGTTATTTGCGGAGAAGTTGTGAATACAAggacaaaatccaggaacactggttaagttaaatGTCCACAGTTAcataataactgaaatactattgaaaattgacgctaaacccaaaacaaacaaaagaagctaatatgagccgcgccatgagaaaaccaacatagtggttttgcgaccagcatggatccagaccagcctgcgcatccgcgcagtctggtcaggatccatgctgtttgctttcaaagcctatagcagttacagaaaccgtcagcgaacagcatggatgtcacaaacccactatgttgattatctcatggcgcagctcatatattgTTTCTGTGTATAGTGTTTCAGATTAGGTCAGCAGAATCGTGCCACTGCTGCCACAAACATGAACGAGCATTCTTCACGATCTCACGCACTTCTCAGTGTCACTGTGATAGGATTCAATAAAACCACTGCTGCTAAAACTACAGGTATATAATACTTCTATATTCTGTTCACTTACTTGAAAAAATGCCATCCAGCTCTTAAGAATTTATCGTTTTTGTACCTGTTAATAATGTTGTAGAGAGCTGAGAAGGATGTTGCATATGGATAATGTGTAGATTTGCTTTTGTCTTTTCATCATATAGAAATTTCACGTCCTTTTAGTGCGATCTAATTCCTAGGGAAATGCTTGTCAAAATTCCCTGTTTTGTAtcggttttgaaaatatttgatccTTCGACTTCCATGTTTAATAGTCAAGCTACATTTTATGATAGTGcaaaatttctgtaaaaagaatatttgaaacttaaaatattacttACTATCCaagtctacacctggagaaacattccccttaactctgatttgaattttgacaaagttatgcccgtttttaacttagaatttttttggttaaagttttataaagtttttactggcaaagctctaattcagagtcaagcactgagaaaagccgAGCATTGTTGAATTAATGAAAATGTACCTTATGTATTTCAGGAAAGTTAAACCTTGTTGATCTGGCTGGGTCAGAGAGAGTTAGCAAGTCTAAGGCAGATGGTACTCGACTGAAGGAAGCTCAGTGTATCAACAAATCTCTATCTTCACTAGGGGATGTAATCTTTGCTTTAAGATCCAAGCAGAGTTACATCCCTTACAGGAACTCTAAGTTGACCTATCTTTTACAAGATTCACTGGGTAATTTATACTGATTTATCtctattattaaaattattagaATGCATTGTAGGTATAGTAAAGGATTTTGAGTGATAAAAACAACAGTGTTAAGAAAGGTTAAAGTTGGTGCCAGTCAATTTTGGTTTcatttgataaataataataaattaatcagctgataaaatgtttaaaaagccacttttaatatgaaagtaaaaaaacatatatttacaacaaGTTGTCATGGTAAGGAAATACTGTTTCTGTTTTTGTCCCTGACAGGAGAAGTTTTGTAAAAAGCTTTATTTGGGAACTTGTCTTTATGGTGTTAAATACATTGGTGAACATtaaaatgatttgagccgtgccatgagaaaaccaacatagtgggtttgcgaccagcatggatccagaccagcctgcgcatccacacagtctggtcaggatccatgttgttcacttttaaagcctactacaattagagaaaccgttagcgaacagcatggatcctgaccagactgcgcggatgcgcaggctggtctggatccatgctggtcgcaaagccagtttgttggttttctcatggcgcggcgcatttatcttttgttttaattggGTGTCATACAAAAATGTCactatgaaaaagaaaaatactgaCATACCCACATTCATTCAGATGGACTCTTGTTTTAAGACTTCCCTTCGAAAAGTTGAAAATGCTGAATTTCAGGAGGGGACAGCAAAACACTGATGATTACCCAGATTGCCCCAGTTAGAAAGAATGAAGGGGAAACAATTTGTTCTCTAAATTTCGCCCAGCGTGTGAGGAATGTGGAACTCGGTGCTGCCACAAGGAAATTAGAGAATGGAGATGGGACAGAGGTAATTTCTGACTGGCTTGCTCGGCTTTCACTGTTGCACTTTCTTATTACTTTAACTGTGGGCACTTTGaatgatttaattaaattaaaaacataatttattttaattacaaaatgcAGCTTCTATGCATGTGTATTTTGGGCGAGTACATACCATGCATTGGCACAGTCATTTCCTTTGCAACAGCTTGTGGGATATGCTAAATGAGCAGAACACAAAACCACCAACATAGTAAGTTTTCTGTCGGTTATTAGTACAGATTGAACTGATTTATCAGAATAAACTGGTAAAGGGCACATTTTAATGGTCTGCTGGCTATTACTGAactgcaatttaaatacatctatGCTATAAAAAAGGGCATAGATGTTTAGGGtctaaaagtaaaatatgtttgccCTGGACTACTGAGGGGACCTTTCACTGTTTATTATACTTACCACTAGAATAATAAGTATTAGTTAACTGATTCATATTTCACTCTTCATTGTTTCATTTCACTGATTTGGTAACATGTACTGataatttgattgttttgttCTCGTATTCTAACATGTTAAGCTATTGGCCATTTAAAGTAATCTGCAACTCTTTTCTGCTTCAAGTAATATGCAGCTTTTATCTGTTGCAAAAGATCTGCAACTTTTATCTGTTTAAATGCATATCGGTCAAAAGAATGAATAAGAAAAGTCTAATAACAGATGTAGgcgtatatttaaaaaaaaaattgcatgaatGACAGAGGTAATTAAATGTACAAAACTTTGTAGAGACTTGTGTTTAGTTCTCAGTCTTGAGCAACTGCAAATTTATCTGTCTGtttataagaaaacattttatccTTCAAActcacccgcttagctcaaaagggagagcaGGGATtgtggggttgtgagtttgatcccaggACGAGGCACATGTTTTCGGTGATGACATCATCTATCTTGacttctgattcatgttggaAAGTTGGCAAATACTTGTGAAGAAAAgctttgtgctggtacagaatccaggaacactcatAAGGAttactgcctgccgttacataattgaaatactgttgaaaaatggcattaaacccaaaacaaacaaaaattatccTTC
Protein-coding sequences here:
- the LOC123550618 gene encoding kinesin-like protein KIFC3, with translation MGDNSLVLTPNSCRYELRSRTPNTPNTPATPKGRVLRSTSTPNKADNVKQELSSPLKSSNTPCTPLQRAVLTPNTPKTKDNLVFRTPMSFKPRIVGNRPVPSPSREEIWKQELGLEDDPSSDKENSSSEDEENQKCQTSIVEYRALQKVLAEKNAQRDETLLQIKNCKDKIRHYKSRLEREENNKRQQLKILRKTHEVQIQEKEQLVDNLQAIITEQEERIKELEDNVVTTPRKRTRQAKQTAQTTTITHSPVESTAKLIDDIKRLQSERSSVSAELNEVQIELTTLREESSREITALKDMIVQLEKGGNAGNSNISDKIPSQRNHSFRNNQLILPCSTDTEKQVEVLQAENDRLLQELTEAKNAHTKAVTVSKLGNHRQQQLDDEIKRLKERNLQLEADVTARFGSADEMNQLKHEVSTLGEENTQLEARVRELQAEIFTLHAKSPEVVKVTKVKQVESESLRKQYDACKAEIQQLKQDLEARKQEFHEAQTRVKYLERMLKMTESDKDEAEASLWKELDSLNKEHQTSVKQLKEQLATEKQNEIKLAENRLLYEHKRELHSLVESINEKHKKETLHLENSQKSLLAQHETELSKLEEEKAKLLSDLEETKCQVQVELSKLSVKFESEKDSLVKKNKVEMKQLEEDLNIAKSAALTQQREELQRERDMCLRELEEKLQSEHKGEISKRLKNYKERRPLPRNVVLEQIQSLVALRTFTSLSSNIRVFCRVRPLIKEDGNGQQAENIVSLDHDDDGVLFINSKGRTQTFDVDKVFGEQSSQDQVFEEVKALVTSCIDGYNVCIFAYGQTGSGKTYTMEGTESNPGINQRALAELFEETAARVDWEFTITVSVIEIYNEMIRDLLGEDTAYKMEVKMNPDGGYHIPGLCYVAVQSVADVNECFRLGQQNRATAATNMNEHSSRSHALLSVTVIGFNKTTAAKTTGKLNLVDLAGSERVSKSKADGTRLKEAQCINKSLSSLGDVIFALRSKQSYIPYRNSKLTYLLQDSLGGDSKTLMITQIAPVRKNEGETICSLNFAQRVRNVELGAATRKLENGDGTEESCVDVKNDPSSPARTYSTPQRMNMVNKSSTPSSSLGMKSSTPSSLANKASTPSSSSKLTPVRQARKK